Proteins found in one Pirellulales bacterium genomic segment:
- a CDS encoding helix-turn-helix domain-containing protein: protein MREFFLTGRILSVYRGRRCRFNRWFAERSMADTKTLPKRRKFTPPEVAAQFGVATTKIVAWIASGELRAINGATKPSDRPRYLIDERDIEEFERRRAIVPVAAAPVRRRRRRSPGGVHEYF from the coding sequence TTGCGCGAATTCTTTTTGACGGGTCGGATTCTCTCCGTCTACCGTGGCCGCCGTTGTAGATTCAACCGCTGGTTTGCGGAGCGTTCCATGGCCGACACGAAGACCCTCCCAAAACGTCGAAAATTCACCCCACCTGAAGTGGCGGCGCAATTTGGCGTTGCGACGACAAAAATTGTTGCCTGGATCGCGAGTGGCGAGCTTCGTGCAATCAACGGAGCCACGAAGCCGTCGGACCGGCCGCGCTACTTGATCGATGAGCGCGACATCGAGGAATTCGAGCGGCGTAGGGCCATCGTGCCTGTTGCCGCTGCTCCCGTGCGCCGCCGCCGCCGACGATCGCCTGGCGGGGTTCACGAATATTTCTAG
- a CDS encoding ERCC4 domain-containing protein, translating into MSPRLPAEIQPENITAVGDTREKNLLDLSPLKTVPGTLATGDYSVVGLEHIVAIERKSLSDLLGCIGTERERFDREVQRLLAYPVRALVVESTWAEINAGGWRGKVTPASVTGSVLGWVAAGLPVMLVGDHAEAGRAVARMLFIAARRRWREARALLGDVGAVRHD; encoded by the coding sequence ATGAGCCCGCGCCTTCCCGCCGAGATTCAGCCGGAAAATATCACCGCCGTCGGCGACACACGAGAGAAAAATTTGCTCGATCTATCGCCACTCAAAACCGTGCCTGGCACGCTCGCGACTGGTGATTACAGCGTGGTCGGCTTGGAGCACATCGTTGCCATCGAGCGGAAGTCCCTCTCTGATTTGCTTGGTTGCATCGGCACCGAACGAGAACGATTCGATCGCGAGGTTCAGCGGCTACTCGCATATCCAGTTCGGGCGCTCGTCGTCGAAAGCACCTGGGCGGAAATCAATGCCGGGGGCTGGCGCGGCAAAGTGACACCGGCGAGTGTTACTGGCTCTGTCTTGGGCTGGGTTGCGGCTGGCCTACCGGTGATGCTTGTGGGCGATCACGCCGAAGCTGGCCGAGCCGTCGCCAGGATGCTGTTTATCGCGGCCCGCCGCCGCTGGCGTGAGGCACGTGCGTTGCTCGGCGACGTGGGGGCAGTGCGACATGATTAA